In Motilibacter aurantiacus, a genomic segment contains:
- a CDS encoding polysaccharide deacetylase family protein → MKKLVLAAVSAAALSAGALVSLPTAAVAVDEVCPSGTVGLVFDDGPSSYRPQTLRVLREKLVPASFADIGMRVAANPHITEFEVREGHSVINHSYRHVNMGQLAPADMRREILAAESVILGSGATFAFKGFRAPGGSGNGAPLRQAIADAGYVSVPSNLGGNDFRAETTATTIRDAILNNLSPDRILLFHDGPIDTPAGAAVQEALPQVLDGVRARGYCFGVVNAAGQVVPGRLRPSAQPIPAIVSPVPYKPLLFAGDPPQTPPQPYAIVRGESVRHLSVDVADLVAAGSVVRSLARDLGRLVEQGEQAQLCGNVDAQRRRLREIRALVQSARSSKIDDAGRAALLAQVDRMLVGI, encoded by the coding sequence ATGAAGAAGCTCGTCCTCGCCGCCGTGTCGGCAGCGGCCCTGAGCGCCGGTGCCCTCGTCTCGCTCCCCACGGCCGCCGTCGCGGTCGACGAGGTGTGCCCGAGCGGGACCGTCGGCCTCGTCTTCGACGACGGGCCGTCGAGCTACCGACCGCAGACGCTGCGCGTGTTGCGCGAGAAGCTCGTCCCCGCCTCGTTCGCGGACATCGGGATGCGCGTCGCGGCCAACCCGCACATCACCGAGTTCGAGGTCCGCGAGGGCCACTCGGTCATCAACCACTCCTACCGCCACGTCAACATGGGCCAGCTCGCCCCGGCGGACATGCGACGCGAGATCCTCGCGGCCGAGTCCGTCATCCTGGGCTCGGGCGCGACCTTCGCCTTCAAGGGCTTCCGTGCTCCGGGCGGGTCCGGCAACGGCGCCCCGCTGCGCCAGGCGATCGCCGATGCGGGCTACGTCAGCGTCCCGTCCAACCTCGGGGGGAACGACTTCCGCGCCGAGACCACCGCGACGACGATCCGCGACGCGATCCTGAACAACCTCTCACCCGACCGGATCCTGCTGTTCCACGACGGCCCGATCGACACCCCGGCGGGCGCGGCCGTGCAGGAGGCCCTCCCGCAGGTGCTAGACGGCGTCCGGGCGCGCGGCTACTGCTTCGGCGTCGTCAACGCGGCGGGCCAGGTGGTCCCGGGCCGGCTCAGGCCGTCGGCTCAGCCGATCCCGGCGATCGTGAGCCCCGTGCCGTACAAGCCGCTCCTCTTCGCCGGCGACCCGCCGCAGACGCCGCCGCAGCCGTACGCCATCGTCCGGGGCGAGTCGGTGCGCCACCTGTCGGTCGACGTGGCCGACCTCGTCGCGGCGGGCTCGGTCGTGCGCAGCCTCGCCCGCGACCTCGGCCGCCTCGTCGAGCAGGGCGAGCAGGCCCAGCTGTGCGGGAACGTCGACGCCCAGCGCCGGCGCCTCCGGGAGATCCGCGCCCTCGTGCAGTCGGCCCGGTCGAGCAAGATCGACGACGCGGGACGAGCGGCGCTGCTCGCCCAGGTGGACCGGATGCTCGTCGGCATCTGA
- a CDS encoding LacI family DNA-binding transcriptional regulator, translated as MSAAGSRGRPRSLARAVTLADVAAATGVSHQTVSRVLNDSPAVRPETRERVAAVIEQLGYRPNPAARALATRRSLTLGVVSFDPTLHGPASTVHGIEVAARAAGYFVSVAGLDSPGADGVRRALDRLVGQAVDGVVLIAPFHEAAAAAAELAERVPVVVVGAGGSTGMPCVGVDQVEGARLATAHLLDQGAGTVFHVAGPEGWTESEERADGWRAALEAAGRPVPPVVGGTWRPSAGYEAGRLLAARGDVEGVFVANDQMALGLLRAFGEAGLRVPEDVLVVGFDDVPEAAYYSPPLTTVRQDFARVGRRSIDLLVERLAQGASVPARYDVVPPELVVRSSSVRARTRRAQQGRRAPAEGARSAR; from the coding sequence ATGTCGGCAGCCGGATCTCGCGGCCGTCCCCGCTCGCTCGCCCGGGCGGTGACCCTCGCCGACGTCGCCGCGGCCACCGGCGTCTCGCACCAGACGGTGTCGCGCGTGCTCAACGACTCCCCCGCGGTCCGGCCGGAGACGCGAGAACGTGTGGCCGCCGTCATCGAGCAGCTGGGCTACCGGCCCAACCCGGCGGCCCGGGCGCTGGCCACCCGGCGTTCGCTCACCCTGGGCGTCGTCAGCTTCGACCCCACCCTGCACGGGCCGGCGAGCACCGTGCACGGCATCGAGGTGGCCGCTCGGGCGGCCGGGTACTTCGTCAGCGTCGCCGGCCTGGACTCGCCGGGCGCCGACGGGGTCCGTCGGGCGCTGGACCGGCTGGTCGGGCAGGCGGTCGACGGCGTCGTCCTCATCGCGCCCTTCCACGAAGCGGCAGCCGCCGCTGCGGAGCTCGCGGAACGGGTGCCCGTGGTCGTCGTCGGCGCGGGCGGCTCCACAGGGATGCCCTGCGTCGGTGTCGACCAGGTCGAGGGCGCCCGGCTCGCGACGGCCCACCTGCTCGACCAGGGGGCGGGCACGGTGTTCCACGTGGCCGGGCCGGAGGGCTGGACGGAGTCCGAGGAGCGGGCGGACGGATGGCGGGCGGCCCTCGAGGCAGCCGGGCGCCCCGTCCCGCCGGTCGTGGGCGGGACGTGGCGCCCGTCCGCCGGCTACGAGGCGGGACGGCTGCTCGCCGCGAGAGGAGACGTCGAGGGGGTCTTCGTGGCCAACGACCAGATGGCGCTGGGCCTGCTGCGCGCCTTCGGCGAGGCGGGGCTCCGCGTGCCCGAGGACGTGCTGGTCGTGGGCTTCGACGACGTGCCCGAGGCCGCGTACTACAGCCCGCCCCTGACCACGGTGCGCCAGGACTTCGCGCGGGTCGGCCGGCGCAGCATCGACCTCCTCGTCGAGCGGCTTGCGCAGGGGGCGTCCGTGCCGGCGCGGTACGACGTCGTCCCACCCGAGCTGGTCGTGCGGTCCAGCTCGGTGCGTGCGCGGACGCGGCGGGCGCAGCAGGGCCGACGGGCGCCGGCGGAGGGCGCGCGATCCGCGCGCTGA
- a CDS encoding LacI family DNA-binding transcriptional regulator codes for MPAGRPPEPPRQRPTLSRIAQIAGVSVPTVSKVVNGRADVGPDTRSRVERALREHGYRPARKLGAPGAHIELVFHALESAYDTEVINGAEQVASENGLALVISQLNYRFTPGSVEMERVLSRRPAGVISVFSGLGAEQRRQLRDRDIAYVVVDPTEDPGPDFPTVAARNWHGGALATQHLLDLGHRRIAAVTGPLWALPARARLDGYTAALRRAGLALDPALVREDDFVPRGGREQAQALLQLPDRPTAVVAGNDGQALGVCQAAQEAGLRVPQDLSVVGFDDLSIAASSVPPLTTVHQPIREMAAAAAGIVVRQAAGVPLTESRVELPVELVVRASTQPPRGG; via the coding sequence GTGCCCGCCGGAAGGCCGCCCGAGCCGCCCCGTCAACGGCCGACGCTCTCCCGCATCGCGCAGATCGCGGGCGTGTCGGTCCCCACGGTGTCCAAGGTGGTCAACGGCCGCGCGGACGTCGGCCCCGACACCCGTAGCCGCGTGGAGCGCGCGCTGCGCGAACACGGCTACCGTCCCGCCCGCAAGCTCGGAGCCCCCGGGGCGCACATCGAGCTCGTCTTCCACGCGCTGGAGAGCGCCTACGACACGGAGGTCATCAACGGCGCCGAGCAGGTCGCGAGCGAGAACGGCCTGGCGCTGGTCATCTCGCAGCTCAACTACCGCTTCACCCCGGGGTCCGTGGAGATGGAGCGCGTGCTGTCGCGCCGGCCGGCCGGCGTCATCTCGGTCTTCTCCGGGCTGGGAGCGGAGCAGCGCCGGCAGCTGCGCGACCGTGACATCGCGTACGTCGTGGTCGACCCGACCGAGGACCCCGGCCCGGACTTCCCGACGGTGGCCGCGAGGAACTGGCACGGTGGGGCGCTGGCCACCCAGCACCTGCTCGACCTCGGTCACCGCCGCATCGCCGCGGTGACCGGGCCGCTGTGGGCTCTGCCCGCGCGCGCACGGCTGGACGGCTACACCGCGGCCCTGAGGCGAGCCGGCCTCGCCCTCGACCCGGCTCTCGTCCGGGAGGACGACTTCGTCCCCCGCGGTGGCCGGGAGCAGGCGCAGGCGCTCCTGCAGCTGCCTGACCGCCCCACGGCCGTGGTCGCGGGCAACGACGGCCAGGCGCTCGGCGTGTGCCAGGCGGCCCAGGAGGCCGGGCTGCGCGTGCCGCAGGACCTCAGCGTGGTGGGCTTCGACGACCTGTCCATCGCCGCGTCCAGCGTCCCGCCGCTGACCACGGTCCACCAGCCGATCCGCGAGATGGCCGCCGCCGCGGCCGGCATCGTCGTGCGGCAGGCGGCCGGCGTGCCGCTCACGGAGTCTCGTGTCGAGCTCCCCGTCGAGCTCGTCGTGCGCGCCAGCACGCAGCCGCCCCGCGGCGGGTAG
- a CDS encoding alpha/beta fold hydrolase encodes MTQLRAVGDAGSASPTGGDVVVDGSPVHVVQAGSGPGVLLLHGSGPGTTGWGAWRATAAALSGRFRVVVPDQAGFGATPIPGEGRAGRDVWVSQAAGVMAALGLGTYAVVGHSMGGAVALALAAAYPDRVSRVVAVSSMGAPAPLSPGLDALWSARPSRDAARSLLRLLFHDEVLVTEAAVDARLAAMTAGEAAYARLFPPPRERWADDLALDEPTLASVVAPVLLVHGQQDAVTPLEQTALRLRSLLPDARLETIPECGHVPAVEHPALFLRTVEGFLQP; translated from the coding sequence TTGACCCAGCTGCGGGCGGTCGGCGACGCGGGCTCCGCGTCGCCGACCGGGGGTGACGTCGTCGTCGACGGCTCCCCGGTCCACGTCGTGCAAGCCGGCTCCGGCCCGGGCGTGCTGCTGCTGCACGGGTCGGGGCCGGGCACGACCGGATGGGGGGCGTGGCGGGCGACCGCGGCCGCCCTGTCCGGCCGCTTTCGCGTCGTCGTGCCCGACCAGGCCGGGTTCGGGGCGACGCCCATCCCGGGCGAGGGCCGGGCCGGGCGCGACGTGTGGGTCTCGCAGGCCGCCGGCGTGATGGCGGCGCTCGGCCTCGGGACGTACGCCGTGGTCGGCCACTCCATGGGCGGCGCCGTCGCCCTCGCGCTCGCTGCGGCGTACCCGGACCGGGTCTCGCGCGTGGTCGCGGTGTCCTCGATGGGGGCGCCCGCACCGCTCTCGCCCGGGCTGGACGCGCTCTGGTCCGCCCGCCCGTCGCGCGACGCGGCCCGCAGCCTGCTGCGCCTGCTGTTCCACGACGAGGTGCTCGTGACGGAGGCGGCCGTCGACGCCCGCCTCGCCGCCATGACGGCCGGCGAGGCGGCCTACGCACGGCTCTTCCCGCCACCGCGGGAGCGGTGGGCGGACGACCTGGCCCTCGACGAGCCGACCCTCGCATCGGTCGTCGCGCCCGTCCTGCTGGTGCACGGGCAGCAGGACGCCGTCACGCCCCTCGAGCAGACCGCCCTCCGCCTGCGCAGCCTGCTGCCGGACGCCCGGCTGGAGACGATCCCGGAGTGCGGCCACGTCCCCGCCGTGGAGCATCCCGCGCTCTTCCTCCGCACGGTCGAGGGCTTCCTGCAGCCGTGA
- a CDS encoding family 43 glycosylhydrolase translates to MPGALVVHPDAAPHRKRPRLPRRATRSSTPTTTPTTTPTTTPTTTTTTSEELMDNDIPNGMGRRAFLRASAVGAAAAAVPLALEAAPAEAAPLHTTVGTRLQPKYATAPVDMSKTYVNPINLPWMEVRRTPSTLPATDAGINSTQMLPILAKEQWVEADGRNLVGRARTGFRVLSENAFRTMADFSAVNYDGTIWLYLSGSMQNGNRAVYSTTDYINWTMHEMNIGPTAPTAVRVNGKYYLAGNNSPVYVADSPTGPWTQLGRFTRPGGQTLSPGDVQFFLDEDTNRLFLSYNIGAPIMGVELDPNNPTRLLSEPVVVVDFDPHEEWMHLGDSKQMYNLGYVEGSQLFKIGQQYYIQVASGGTEHTTYSTGVYKSTGGPLGPFVPQANNPIGQEIGGNFPSSLYPDAGHGSFVQDADGNLVFFYTYVIAYEEIFERRMGIDICEVDDRGNISCRITNTPQLSPAAQPPAGNTSRDAGLYNLATNSYAYWASSYAPGRTPYYATDRTFSTWWEPRDGDPSPTFVVGLSNAFHVSAIQINWKELGQAFTARNAVKYTVEFFDINANAWAPLVDKSQNTTALPVDYLPFDRVFTHAIRVRILGTTENVKVGILQLNVFGENYTLTASKGMMDLTHGLSLDPLYATLDALVAAGDLQRSVARDLRAYLDDARTAQAGGDDQQVRALLTQLRDVVLAARPAKIGATAKTALLDELAPWLRP, encoded by the coding sequence TTGCCCGGCGCCCTCGTCGTGCACCCTGACGCGGCTCCGCACCGCAAGCGGCCGCGGCTACCACGGCGCGCGACGCGGAGCAGTACCCCCACCACCACGCCCACCACCACGCCCACCACCACGCCCACCACGACAACGACGACGTCGGAGGAGCTCATGGACAACGACATCCCGAACGGCATGGGGCGACGCGCGTTCCTGCGCGCATCAGCAGTGGGGGCGGCCGCCGCCGCCGTGCCACTCGCCCTCGAGGCGGCCCCGGCGGAGGCCGCGCCGCTGCACACCACCGTCGGCACCCGCCTGCAGCCGAAGTACGCGACGGCTCCTGTCGACATGAGCAAGACGTACGTGAACCCGATCAACCTGCCGTGGATGGAGGTGCGCAGGACGCCCAGCACGCTGCCTGCCACCGACGCCGGCATCAACTCGACGCAGATGCTCCCGATCCTCGCGAAGGAGCAGTGGGTCGAGGCGGACGGCCGCAACCTCGTCGGCCGCGCCAGGACCGGGTTCCGGGTCCTGAGCGAGAACGCCTTCCGCACGATGGCCGACTTCTCGGCCGTCAACTACGACGGGACGATCTGGCTCTACCTCTCGGGCAGCATGCAGAACGGCAACCGGGCGGTGTACTCCACGACGGACTACATCAACTGGACCATGCACGAGATGAACATCGGGCCGACCGCTCCCACGGCGGTCCGGGTGAACGGCAAGTACTACCTCGCCGGCAACAACTCGCCGGTGTACGTCGCCGACAGCCCGACGGGCCCCTGGACGCAGCTGGGCCGGTTCACCCGGCCCGGAGGCCAGACCCTCAGCCCCGGCGACGTGCAGTTCTTCCTCGACGAGGACACCAACCGGCTCTTCCTCTCCTACAACATCGGCGCGCCGATCATGGGTGTCGAGCTCGACCCGAACAACCCCACTCGCCTGTTGAGCGAGCCCGTCGTGGTCGTCGACTTCGACCCGCACGAGGAGTGGATGCACCTCGGCGACAGCAAGCAGATGTACAACCTGGGCTACGTCGAGGGCTCTCAGCTCTTCAAGATCGGCCAGCAGTACTACATCCAGGTCGCGTCCGGCGGCACCGAGCACACCACGTACTCGACCGGCGTCTACAAGTCGACGGGCGGCCCCCTCGGCCCCTTCGTCCCGCAGGCGAACAACCCGATCGGCCAGGAGATCGGCGGGAACTTCCCGAGCTCGCTCTACCCCGACGCCGGCCACGGCAGCTTCGTCCAGGACGCCGACGGCAACCTCGTCTTCTTCTACACCTACGTCATCGCGTACGAGGAGATCTTCGAGCGCCGGATGGGGATCGACATCTGCGAGGTGGACGACAGGGGCAACATCTCCTGCCGGATCACGAACACGCCGCAGCTGTCGCCCGCCGCACAGCCCCCGGCGGGCAACACCAGCCGGGACGCCGGCCTCTACAACCTCGCCACGAACTCGTACGCCTACTGGGCCAGCAGCTACGCGCCCGGGCGCACGCCGTACTACGCCACGGACCGCACGTTCAGCACCTGGTGGGAGCCGCGCGACGGCGACCCGTCGCCGACCTTCGTCGTGGGCCTGAGCAACGCGTTCCACGTCTCGGCGATCCAGATCAACTGGAAGGAGCTCGGGCAGGCCTTCACGGCGAGGAACGCCGTGAAGTACACGGTGGAGTTCTTCGACATCAACGCCAACGCATGGGCGCCGCTCGTGGACAAGAGCCAGAACACCACCGCCCTCCCGGTCGACTACCTGCCGTTCGACCGGGTCTTCACGCACGCGATCCGGGTGCGCATCCTCGGGACGACCGAGAACGTCAAGGTGGGGATCCTGCAGCTCAACGTGTTCGGCGAGAACTACACGCTGACCGCGTCGAAGGGGATGATGGACCTCACCCACGGGTTGAGCCTCGACCCGCTCTACGCCACGCTCGACGCCCTTGTCGCCGCGGGCGACCTGCAGCGCAGCGTGGCGCGCGACCTGCGCGCCTACCTCGATGACGCCCGTACGGCGCAGGCCGGCGGCGACGACCAGCAGGTGCGCGCGCTCCTCACCCAGTTGCGGGACGTCGTCCTGGCTGCGCGGCCGGCGAAGATCGGAGCCACCGCCAAGACGGCCCTGCTCGACGAGCTCGCTCCCTGGCTGCGGCCCTGA
- a CDS encoding MarR family winged helix-turn-helix transcriptional regulator, whose amino-acid sequence MTGASDTEGTAQRTGHVGVEQELTVLLRRARGTSQEFARQIHPELENDAYGLLIRLDQVDGARGTDLAAFFGVGKPTISRQVATLEKLGLVERHPDETDGRATVLKITEDGRARIRRMREARREYFGELLASWDEADVNLFAKLLHRYNETVFSYR is encoded by the coding sequence ATGACCGGAGCCAGTGACACCGAGGGCACGGCCCAGCGCACCGGTCACGTCGGCGTCGAGCAGGAGCTCACCGTCCTGCTGCGCCGGGCCCGCGGGACCTCCCAGGAGTTCGCGCGCCAGATCCACCCGGAGCTCGAGAACGACGCGTACGGGCTGTTGATCCGGCTGGACCAGGTGGACGGGGCGCGCGGCACCGACCTCGCCGCCTTCTTCGGCGTCGGCAAGCCGACGATCAGCCGGCAGGTCGCCACCCTGGAGAAGCTCGGCCTGGTGGAGCGCCACCCGGACGAGACCGACGGCAGGGCGACGGTGCTCAAGATCACCGAGGACGGGCGCGCGCGCATCCGGCGGATGAGGGAGGCCCGTCGCGAGTACTTCGGCGAGCTGCTCGCGAGCTGGGACGAGGCCGACGTGAACCTCTTCGCCAAGCTGCTGCACCGCTACAACGAGACCGTCTTCAGCTACCGCTGA
- a CDS encoding immunoglobulin-like domain-containing protein: MTRTTSRRRPGSSRLLATATALALGASGLAATVATADTALAAEDGLVVHYPLDETSGSTVHDASGNGKDAVIVNNTGTAAWQNGRGLRLPGGSSTNLNAFPAVKLPDALLAGLSDVTIAYDVLASGTAAGGPVAAFGQNSDNGGYLVSSPGDNNSTTVRHQAAIAGPGTPAQTAAGPAGLARNVWKHVAVTVKGGSASAPGELRVYEDGALVGINSGLTLKPADITSPTSYIGRSNVTSGTVRQFAGTVKDFRVYSAALAPARVQELSAATAPGNLQEILAGVTLGDTSAVREHLVLPTAPGLTWTSSNPAAVTATGRVTRPAADAADASATLTATVTHRGLTGTKDFPVTVKKRAALTEQELTAGLVHRFKLDETSGTVLHNSGSAGSAADATLVNPQKAELTGDGVRFNPSSYEDSLTGAHVRLPNDLTASMTNLTVDYEVWVDPANVGDHQMWSFGSKSGSCDVDTGAQGSIFASNTAPRPGLRFRVGVGSQNVMAAAPSHLLEGAWKHVTYTQSLNANGTSWTGTVYVDGVRQAQVTNLTTPPSVNVTAGTNCNFLARSQVAGHYSFRGILKDFRVYDRAVSLDEALALSDASVEAGVRADAAAIDLGLTSAIVRDIVLPKVGSVAGSSITWASSDPSVVSVYTPPATNSARKVQVTGRVTRPALGQPDATVVLTATVRKGTDSVTTRQIPVTVKAQFDDAQAVDRDTFDLDLYKTDDVRGNIDLPATGEFGSTITWTSTTDLVGPTGEVTRPAYGRPAVTGTLTATITKGSASQTKSFPVTVKPLPRWEEKERYFLGYFKGENIADGEQIMFATSNGNTALDWTGLTGGRPSLISQLGDQGLRDPHIVRSPDGDTFYMIATDLNWYDQGGYEINDTQYIEVFESHDLVNWTPQRHVKVAPENAGNAFAPESLWVEEIGAYVVFWAQSLWNDPVNRTNPGNAQMWYNITRDFQTFSEPKVWQNPFPQSRIDTTAIKVGDYYYRVTKNEAGNAGSDIFSEKHTDFLDSNINNWQLVAPALGRTTWVANQGYEGPIIFEANPGDTACPGQFYLWGDRYTNGGGYQAACEENIEAPTWDAKPITMTNAGVPRPRHGTVIPITLREWNSIRGIPNSDVATTTEVTVAPVAFEGSRPTVTATVRAADTFETGGQVRFSAGDWSQTAYLTDGKASVQLPAGLPAGASTVTAEFLGFEILDGSQGSASVRLLPPAAGLDAAVVGAVGRGDLTASLGRDLQRVIDRAQQAEQGQDPAAVQVEARALRDLLVAARTSKVSAAARSALLEQLELWLGDPTGIAEAQVRAAALLDGGQLAAGLAADLQQQLSDAARAEGSVQQTHLRSARAMLAGASPSKVSDSARAVLLPVLDALIR, encoded by the coding sequence ATGACCCGAACGACTTCCCGCCGGAGACCCGGCAGCTCCCGCCTCCTGGCGACGGCCACGGCCCTGGCGCTCGGCGCGTCCGGGCTGGCGGCGACGGTCGCCACAGCGGACACGGCCCTCGCCGCCGAGGACGGCCTCGTCGTCCACTACCCGCTCGACGAGACGAGCGGCAGCACCGTGCACGACGCGTCCGGCAACGGCAAGGACGCCGTCATCGTCAACAACACGGGCACCGCGGCCTGGCAGAACGGGCGCGGCCTGCGCCTGCCGGGTGGCAGCAGCACCAACCTCAACGCCTTCCCCGCGGTCAAGCTGCCCGATGCCCTCCTTGCCGGCCTGTCCGACGTGACCATCGCGTACGACGTGCTGGCCTCCGGCACGGCCGCGGGCGGCCCCGTCGCGGCGTTCGGGCAGAACTCCGACAACGGCGGCTACCTCGTCTCCTCCCCCGGCGACAACAACTCGACGACGGTCCGCCACCAGGCAGCGATCGCCGGCCCCGGCACCCCCGCCCAGACCGCGGCCGGGCCGGCAGGGCTGGCCCGCAACGTGTGGAAGCACGTCGCGGTGACGGTCAAGGGCGGCAGCGCCTCCGCGCCGGGCGAGCTGCGGGTGTACGAGGACGGCGCGCTGGTGGGCATCAACTCCGGGCTCACGCTCAAGCCCGCTGACATCACCTCGCCGACGTCGTACATCGGCCGGTCGAACGTCACCTCCGGCACGGTCCGTCAATTCGCCGGGACGGTCAAGGACTTCCGCGTCTACTCCGCAGCCCTCGCCCCTGCGCGGGTGCAGGAGCTGTCCGCGGCCACGGCTCCCGGGAACCTGCAGGAGATCCTGGCCGGGGTGACACTCGGGGACACCAGCGCGGTCCGCGAGCACCTCGTCCTGCCGACGGCACCCGGGCTCACCTGGACCAGCAGCAACCCCGCGGCCGTCACGGCGACCGGCCGGGTCACCCGCCCCGCTGCCGACGCGGCCGACGCCTCCGCCACGCTCACCGCGACGGTCACCCACCGCGGCCTCACCGGGACGAAGGACTTCCCGGTCACGGTGAAGAAGCGCGCCGCGCTCACCGAGCAGGAGCTCACCGCCGGGCTGGTCCACCGCTTCAAGCTCGACGAGACGAGCGGGACGGTGCTCCACAACTCCGGTAGTGCGGGGTCGGCGGCGGACGCGACGCTGGTGAACCCGCAGAAGGCCGAGCTGACCGGTGACGGCGTGCGGTTCAACCCGAGCTCCTACGAGGACTCGCTCACGGGCGCGCACGTGCGGCTGCCGAACGACCTCACCGCCAGCATGACAAACCTGACGGTCGACTACGAGGTGTGGGTCGACCCGGCGAACGTCGGCGACCACCAGATGTGGAGCTTCGGCAGCAAGTCCGGCAGCTGCGACGTCGACACCGGAGCGCAGGGCTCGATCTTCGCGTCGAACACCGCCCCTCGACCGGGCCTTCGCTTCCGCGTCGGTGTCGGCAGCCAGAACGTCATGGCCGCCGCACCCAGCCACCTGCTCGAGGGCGCCTGGAAGCACGTCACGTACACCCAGTCGCTGAACGCCAACGGCACCAGCTGGACCGGCACGGTCTACGTCGACGGCGTCCGCCAGGCCCAGGTCACCAACCTGACCACGCCGCCGTCGGTCAACGTCACCGCCGGGACCAACTGCAACTTCCTCGCGCGGTCGCAGGTCGCGGGCCACTACTCCTTCCGCGGCATCCTCAAGGACTTCCGCGTCTACGACCGCGCGGTCAGCCTCGACGAGGCGCTGGCGCTGTCCGACGCGAGCGTCGAGGCCGGCGTACGCGCCGACGCGGCCGCGATCGACCTCGGCCTGACGAGCGCCATCGTGCGCGACATCGTCCTCCCGAAGGTCGGCTCGGTGGCCGGCTCGTCCATCACGTGGGCCAGCTCGGACCCCTCGGTCGTGTCGGTGTACACACCGCCGGCCACCAACAGCGCCCGCAAGGTGCAGGTGACGGGCCGGGTCACGCGCCCGGCGCTCGGCCAGCCCGACGCGACCGTCGTGCTCACGGCGACGGTGCGCAAGGGCACGGACAGCGTCACCACGCGCCAGATCCCCGTCACCGTCAAGGCGCAGTTCGACGACGCGCAGGCGGTCGACCGCGACACGTTCGACCTCGACCTCTACAAGACCGACGACGTGCGGGGCAACATCGACCTCCCGGCGACCGGCGAGTTCGGCTCGACGATCACCTGGACGTCGACCACCGACCTCGTCGGCCCGACGGGCGAGGTGACCCGGCCGGCGTACGGCCGTCCCGCGGTGACCGGGACCCTGACGGCGACCATCACCAAGGGGTCGGCCTCGCAGACCAAGTCGTTCCCCGTCACGGTCAAGCCGCTGCCGCGCTGGGAGGAGAAGGAGCGCTACTTCCTCGGCTACTTCAAGGGCGAGAACATCGCCGACGGCGAGCAGATCATGTTCGCCACCTCCAACGGCAACACGGCGCTGGACTGGACCGGCCTCACCGGCGGGCGCCCGTCGCTCATCTCCCAGCTGGGCGACCAGGGCCTGCGCGACCCGCACATCGTCCGGTCTCCCGACGGCGACACGTTCTACATGATCGCCACCGACCTGAACTGGTACGACCAGGGCGGCTACGAGATCAACGACACGCAGTACATCGAGGTCTTCGAGTCGCACGACCTCGTGAACTGGACGCCGCAGCGCCACGTCAAGGTCGCGCCGGAGAACGCGGGCAACGCGTTCGCCCCGGAGTCGCTGTGGGTCGAGGAGATCGGCGCGTACGTCGTCTTCTGGGCGCAGTCGCTGTGGAACGACCCGGTCAACCGCACCAACCCCGGGAACGCGCAGATGTGGTACAACATCACGCGCGATTTCCAGACCTTCTCGGAGCCCAAGGTCTGGCAGAACCCGTTCCCGCAGTCGCGCATCGACACGACCGCGATCAAGGTCGGCGACTACTACTACCGCGTCACGAAGAACGAGGCCGGCAACGCCGGCTCGGACATCTTCTCGGAGAAGCACACCGACTTCCTCGACAGCAACATCAACAACTGGCAGCTCGTCGCCCCGGCCCTCGGCCGCACGACGTGGGTGGCGAACCAGGGCTACGAGGGCCCGATCATCTTCGAGGCGAACCCGGGCGACACCGCCTGCCCCGGCCAGTTCTACCTGTGGGGTGACCGCTACACGAACGGCGGCGGCTACCAGGCCGCGTGCGAGGAGAACATCGAGGCGCCGACCTGGGACGCGAAGCCGATCACGATGACCAACGCGGGGGTCCCGCGGCCGCGTCACGGCACCGTCATTCCGATCACGCTGCGCGAGTGGAACTCCATCCGCGGGATCCCGAACAGTGACGTGGCCACGACCACCGAGGTCACGGTGGCGCCGGTGGCTTTCGAGGGCAGCCGGCCGACCGTGACGGCGACGGTCCGCGCGGCCGACACCTTCGAGACCGGCGGGCAGGTCCGGTTCTCGGCCGGGGACTGGTCGCAGACGGCGTACCTCACCGACGGCAAGGCCTCGGTACAGCTGCCCGCGGGCCTACCGGCGGGAGCCTCCACCGTCACGGCCGAGTTCCTCGGCTTCGAGATCCTCGACGGCTCGCAGGGCAGCGCGTCCGTCCGGCTGCTGCCGCCGGCCGCCGGGCTCGACGCGGCGGTCGTTGGTGCCGTCGGCCGGGGCGACCTGACGGCGAGCCTCGGGCGCGACCTGCAGCGGGTCATCGACCGCGCGCAGCAGGCCGAGCAGGGCCAGGACCCCGCAGCGGTGCAGGTGGAGGCCCGGGCGCTGCGCGACCTGCTCGTCGCGGCCCGCACGAGCAAGGTCTCGGCCGCGGCACGGTCCGCGCTGCTCGAGCAGCTGGAGCTGTGGCTCGGTGACCCCACCGGGATCGCCGAGGCTCAGGTGCGGGCCGCCGCGCTGCTGGACGGCGGGCAGCTCGCCGCCGGCCTCGCGGCCGACCTGCAGCAACAGCTCTCGGACGCGGCCCGCGCCGAGGGAAGCGTGCAGCAGACGCATCTGCGGTCGGCCCGCGCGATGCTCGCCGGCGCCTCGCCGAGCAAGGTCAGCGACTCCGCGCGCGCGGTGCTGCTCCCCGTGCTCGACGCCCTGATCCGGTGA